From one Leguminivora glycinivorella isolate SPB_JAAS2020 chromosome 5, LegGlyc_1.1, whole genome shotgun sequence genomic stretch:
- the LOC125226151 gene encoding uncharacterized protein LOC125226151: MSSPETSSRASPKRRPPPPPVPSSSPVRHPRSFKLRFAAQRVPGHSNQSAVRPLKLPAVVTDKFWRRTGREEAMDEESEQRALDKVQAMFQMGPREKHERPVQSSHEYGWWESYAPQIWAAPRNDRRLHHGLRDSAWLKLRARELVEPPQRKR, translated from the exons ATGTCATCGCCCGAGACAAGTTCCCGCGCCAGCCCTAAGCGGCGCCCGCCGCCTCCACCAGTGCCCTCGAGCTCACCGGTGCGACACCCGCGCTCCTTCAAGCTTCGCTTCGCGGCCCAGCGCGTGCCGGGACACTCAAACCAGTCCGCCGTCCGCCCGCTTAAGCTAC CTGCCGTGGTGACGGACAAGTTCTGGCGTCGCACCGGGAGGGAGGAGGCCATGGATGAGGAATCTGAGCAGCGGGCTCTGGACAAAGTGCAAGCCATGTTCCAGATGGGGCCGAGAGAGAAACATGAGAGGCCCGTACAGTCTTCGCATGA ATACGGGTGGTGGGAGTCCTATGCCCCTCAGATCTGGGCAGCTCCGAGGAATGACCGGCGCCTGCACCATGGTCTGAGGGACTCCGCGTGGCTCAAGCTGCGGGCTCGGGAATTAGTGGAGCCGCCACAGCGGAAACGATAG